From the Brassica napus cultivar Da-Ae chromosome A8, Da-Ae, whole genome shotgun sequence genome, one window contains:
- the LOC106436222 gene encoding spermidine synthase 1-like — MDATKEASVTDLKRPREEDDNNNTAAVASMETKEPACFSSVIPGWFSEMSPMWPGEAHSLKVEKVLFQGKSDYQDVIVFQSATYGKVLVLDGVIQLTERDECAYQEMITHLPLCSIPNPKKVLVIGGGDGGVLREVARHSSVEQIDMCEIDKMVVDVSKQFFPNVAIGFEDPRVNLVIGDGVAYLKNAAEGSYDAVIVDSSDPIGPAKELFEKPFFQSVARALRPGGVVCTQAESLWLHMDIIEDIVSNCREIFKGSVNYAWTSVPTYPSGVIGFMLCSTEGPDVDFKHPVNPIDDSKSSGPLKFYNAEIHSAAFCLPSFAKKVIESKTN; from the exons ATGGATGCCACCAAAGAAGCCTCTGTCACCGATTTGAAGCGACCGAGAGAAGAGGATGATAACAACAACACCGCCGCCGTCGCCTCCATGGAGACAAAGGAGCCGGCTTGTTTCTCCTCCGTGATTCCCGGGTGGTTCTCCGAGATGAGTCCCATGTGGCCAG GAGAGGCACACTCTTTGAAGGTTGAGAAGGTTTTGTTTCAAGGCAAATCAGATTACCAAGATGTCATTGTTTTCCAG TCTGCGACGTATGGGAAAGTTTTGGTTTTGGATGGAGTCATACAACTTACGGAGAGAGACGAGTGCGCTTATCAGGAGATGATCACTCATCTGCCTTTGTGCTCTATCCCTAACCCAAAGAAg gTGTTGGTCATTGGAGGAGGAGATGGAGGTGTCCTGCGGGAAGTTGCACGCCATTCCTCTGTTGAGCAGATTGACATGTGTGAGATTGATAAAATGGTGGTTGAT GTCTCTAAGCAGTTTTTCCCTAACGTAGCAATTGGATTCGAGGATCCTCGTGTCAACCTCGTCATTGGCGATGGTGTTGCTTACTTGAAGAATGCTGCTGAAGGTTCATATGATGCCGTCATTGTTGACTCCTCGGATCCAATTG GTCCTGCTAAGGAGCTGTTTGAGAAACCTTTCTTCCAATCTGTGGCGAGAGCGCTTCGTCCTGGTGGAGTTGTGTGCACTCAGGCCGAAAGCTTGTGGCTTCACATGGACATAATCGAAGACATTGTTTCCAATTGTCGTGAGATCTTCAAGGGCTCTGTGAACTACGCGTGGACCAGTGTTCCAACATACCCGAG TGGGGTTATTGGATTCATGCTATGTTCAACTGAGGGACCTGACGTTGACTTCAAACACCCTGTGAACCCAATTGATGACAGCAAATCAAGTGGACCGTTGAAGTTTTATAACGCTGAG ATTCATTCAGCTGCCTTCTGTTTGCCTTCTTTCGCCAAGAAGGTGATCGAGTCAAAAACCAATTGA
- the LOC106436221 gene encoding aldehyde dehydrogenase family 2 member B7, mitochondrial: MASRRVSSLLSRSLISSSSLFSLRGKDPLLNRGARRYSNLAASLEDTITPPVKVEHTQLLINGKFVDSASGKTFPTLDPRTGEVIAQVAEGDVEDVNRAVVAARKAFDQGPWPRMTAYERSKILFRFADLIEKHNDEIAALETWDNGKPYEQSANIEVPMLARVFRYYAGWADKIHGMTVPGDGSHHVQTLHEPIGVAGQIIPWNFPLLMLSWKLGPALACGNTVVLKTAEQTPLSALLVGRLLHEAGLPEGVVNIVSGFGPTAGAAIASHMDIDKVAFTGSTDVGKIILELASKSNLKAVTLELGGKSPFIVCEDADVDQAVEMAHFALFFNQGQCCCAGSRTFVHERVYDEFVEKAKARAINRAVGDPFKSGIEQGPQVDSEQFEKILKYIRHGVDSGATLQAGGDRHGSKGYYIQPTVFSDVKDDMLIAKDEIFGPVQTILKFKNLDEVIARANNSRYGLAAGVFTQNLDTANRLMRALRVGSVWINCFDVFDATIPFGGYKMSGIGREKGIYSLNNYLQVKAVVTAIKNPAWL; encoded by the exons ATGGCGTCAAGAAGAGTGTCCTCGCTTCTATCTCGCTCCCTCATCTCctcctcttctctcttctcccttAGAG GTAAAGATCCTCTCCTGAACAGAGGAGCTCGCAGGTACAGCAACCTCGCTGCTTCTCTCGAAGACACCATCACTCCACCAGTGAAAGTCGAGCACACTCAGCTCCTAATCAACGGAAAGTTCGTTGATTCAGCCTCAG GAAAGACTTTCCCCACGTTGGATCCAAGAACTGGGGAAGTGATAGCTCAGGTGGCTGAGGGTGACGTGGAAGACGTGAACCGTGCGGTTGTAGCCGCGCGCAAGGCCTTTGACCAGGGTCCATGGCCTAGAATGACTGCTTAT GAGAGGTCGAAGATACTGTTTCGTTTCGCTGACTTGATTGAGAAACACAACGACGAGATTGCTGCTCTTGAGACTTGGGACAACGGGAAGCCTTATGAGCAGTCTGCCAATATTGAAGTTCCTATGCTTGCTAGAGTGTTCCGTTACTATGCTG GTTGGGCAGACAAGATCCATGGAATGACGGTTCCTGGAGACGGTTCCCACCACGTGCAGACGCTCCACGAGCCGATTGGAGTCGCTGGACAGATCATCCCATGGAACTTCCCTCTTCTCATGCTCTCGTGGAAGCTTGGACCAGCTTTAGCTTGCGGGAACACCGTTGTGCTCAAGACCGCTGAGCAGACTCCTCTCTCTGCTCTTCTTGTTGGAAGACTACTTCATGAGGCTGGACTTCCTGAAGGAGTTGTGAATATAGTTTCTGGATTTGGTCCTACCGCTGGTGCAGCCATTGCTAGTCACATGGACATTGATAAG GTTGCTTTCACCGGGTCTACTGATGTTGGAAAGATTATTCTTGAGTTGGCTTCAAAAAGTAACCTCAAGGCAGTGACCCTTGAGCTTGGAGGCAAGTCACCTTTCATTGTATGTGAAGATGCTGATGTGGATCAGGCCGTTGAGATGGCTCATTTCGCTCTCTTCTTTAACCAG GGACAATGCTGCTGTGCTGGCTCGCGTACATTTGTACATGAACGCGTGTATGATGAGTTTGTAGAGAAAGCCAAAGCTCGTGCAATCAACCGCGCTGTTGGAGATCCCTTCAAGTCAGGCATTGAGCAAGGTCCCCAG GTGGACTCAGAGCAGTTCGAGAAAATCCTGAAGTACATTAGACATGGAGTCGATAGTGGAGCCACCTTACAAGCTGGAGGTGACCGTCATGGCTCCAAGGGTTACTACATTCAACCCACTGTCTTCTCTGACGTCAAG GATGACATGCTCATAGCAAAAGACGAGATCTTCGGACCAGTTCAGACCATACTTAAGTTCAA GAATCTGGATGAGGTTATTGCAAGGGCGAACAACTCAAGATACGGTCTAGCTGCAGGAGTGTTCACACAGAATCTGGACACAGCGAATAGGCTGATGCGAGCGCTGAGGGTTGGAAGCGTTTGGATAAACTGTTTCGATGTGTTTGATGCCACAATTCCATTTGGAGGGTATAAGATGAGTGGCATTGGAAGAGAGAAAGGTATCTACAGTCTCAACAATTACTTGCAAGTCAAGGCTGTTGTCACTGCCATCAAGAACCCCGCTTGGCTCTAA
- the LOC106436225 gene encoding uncharacterized protein LOC106436225 yields MAALAPGILQKLIDGMKTGVKPTGEHRSSLLQVTDIVPIDLDEKNLLPKQGFFIKLSDSSHSIYVTLPSDQDDVVLSNKMQLGQFIYVDRLDPGTPVPIVQGARPIPGRHPLLGTPEVSARGKNENERPRRGSWGQNGDVASPFVLKSGTWGQNGDVASPFVLKSGTLDFDQCTPVAKQRRFGFGAASPMTRGGVRCSYGGKMGDLRGESPGSVMRKSCVVPRSSKFPRSRSVCDRETTAKMISVSSALLSPFKSSAKKSNSPPPSVRTRRATAAAALMEEEREAPKSISKLASPKNSKVEKLEKSWSLTGRLSTLSKEAMQQRETAQKIALQALREATVAETVVRHLKTLASLSKSAKPDCPAVCFEKFLEFHKQISETMREISSIEAAVLSASENNKSEDRSTSLILNEIQHNSIDQEKTATKRRTTTSLKQQQNHKQLRSNDENKNPSAPPPPSSGLGNTARLAKETEKEAANWFMEFIDKALEKGMKKCKDTGDADVKKVPQSLILQVVNWVEAEQSADNNTRRQLHPRASQITRKLRIKMKNP; encoded by the exons ATGGCGGCTCTAGCACCCGGGATCCTCCAGAAGCTAATCGACGGCATGAAGACCGGAGTCAAACCCACGGGAGAACACAGAAGCTCTCTCCTCCAAGTCACGGACATCGTCCCCATCGACCTCGACGAGAAGAATCTGTTGCCGAAACAGGGCTTCTTCATCAAACTCTCCGACTCTTCCCACTCCATCTACGTCACCCTCCCCTCCGACcaagacgacgtcgttttgagCAACAAGATGCAGCTCGGCCAGTTCATCTACGTCGACAGGCTCGATCCGGGTACCCCAGTTCCTATCGTGCAAGGCGCGAGGCCCATCCCGGGGAGGCATCCTCTGCTCGGGACTCCCGAGGTCAGCGCGAGGGGGAAGAATGAGAATGAGAGGCCTAGGAGAGGGTCTTGGGGTCAAAACGGCGACGTCGCGTCTCCTTTTGTGTTAAAGTCTGGGACTTGGGGTCAAAACGGTGACGTTGCGTCTCCTTTTGTGTTAAAGTCCGGGACTTTGGATTTTGATCAGTGTACTCCGGTGGCGAAACAGAGGAGGTTTGGGTTTGGGGCGGCGTCTCCGATGACGAGGGGTGGTGTAAGGTGTTCATATGGAGGAAAGATGGGGGATTTGAGAGGGGAGAGTCCTGGTTCGGTGATGAGGAAGAGCTGCGTTGTGCCTCGGAGCTCCAAGTTTCCGAGGAGTAGGAGTGTTTGCGACAGAGAGACGACGGCGAAGATGATCTCTGTTTCTTCTGCTCTTCTTAGTCCTTTTAAATCCTCT GCAAAGAAGAGTAACTCGCCGCCTCCGAGTGTACGTACTAGACGAGCAACGGCTGCAGCTGCTTTGATGgaagaggagagagaagctCCCAAGTCTATTTCGAAATTGGCTTCTCCAAAGAATAGTAAGGTGGAGAAACTAGAGAAGAGTTGGAGTCTAACAGGAAGACTCAGCACACTGAGCAAG GAAGCTATGCAGCAGAGGGAGACGGCTCAGAAGATAGCTCTTCAGGCTTTGAGAGAAGCTACAGTCGCTGAAACAGTTGTTCGTCATCTCAA AACATTAGCCAGTCTGAGCAAATCAGCAAAACCTGATTGCCCTGCAGTCTGCTTCGAGAAGTTCTTGGAGTTTCACAAGCAGATATCTGAAACCATGAGAGAGATCTCTTCCATTGAAGCAGCTGTTTTATCAGCCAGCGAGAACAACAAGTCTGAAGATAGATCAACGTCTTTGATACTTAACGAGATCCAGCACAACTCTATTGATCAGGAGAAAACTGCAACGAAGAGAAGAACTACTACTTCCCTGAAGCAGCAGCAAAACCACAAGCAACTGAGGTCAAACGATGAGAACAAGAACCCAtcagctcctcctcctccttcttccgGGTTAGGAAACACAGCGAGGTTGGCTAAAGAGACAGAGAAAGAAGCTGCAAACTGGTTCATGGAGTTTATAGACAAGGCTCTAGAGAAAGGGATGAAGAAGTGTAAAGACACAGGAGATGCAGATGTTAAGAAGGTTCCACAGTCTCTGATTCTCCAAGTTGTAAACTGGGTGGAAGCAGAACAGTCTGCTGATAATAACACTAGACGGCAACTACATCCAAGAGCATCACAGATCACTAGAAAGCTCAGAATCAAAATGAAGAATCCTTGA